The Corvus moneduloides isolate bCorMon1 chromosome 4, bCorMon1.pri, whole genome shotgun sequence genomic interval CAGCGAGGCCTACCTGGTGGGGCTCTTCGAGGACACCAACCTGTGCGCCATCCACGCCAAGCGCGTCACCATCATGCCCAAGGACATCCAGCTGGCCCGCCGCATCCGCGGCGAGCGCGCTTAAGTCTCCTGCTGTAGCCTTTTGGCGGCCAAGCACGGAGGCAAGTTATAGAAACCCAAAGGCTCTTTTAAGAGCCACTACAACTACAGTTAAAAGACCTGAAGTGCTGTTGTGGAATGAATGCGTTGTTATTGGGTGGGAGAGACCACTAAGGCGTGTTTATATATAGAAGCATTGAGTTCGGTAGACGCATCTCCTGATTTGCAGGAGCTTTTAACGTAGAGTCAGTGACTCTTAGACCCCCTTATATGCTGCACGCTAAGCTGTAGCGTTGCTCTGGAACGTCATTACattaaaacttgttttaaaaggCATATTAGCATTTATTAATGCTTAGGAAGTGTGAAAAATGAGATTCACTATAAAATTTTAAGAGatgtttaataaaagggacaattaggagacaacagcaaaaccGGTAGGACGGCctggtgctttggcagagatcGAAAGGCACACCTCTATATCCAAAAGAttgtctttaaaagtacatctcttattgcatattcgtcacaatcatgcatgattcataaatgtttggagtttctgtgtatcatcccGTCACCCACATCTTCCTCCTTGGCCCCATTCCGTCTCTGCCtcctccataaattcttctctggtttctgatttttcttctgtgataagatactccaggaatgtgaagactttttccatttatcctttttaaattaactaCATAAACAATAAACATTCCatatcatgtattacattagagaacctaggtaaagtttttctaacattaaggaaCATGTAAAAAGCCAACATTGCAATTCAGTCATAATAATTACGTACCATGCGAAAAGCCAACACCACAGTACATTTATAACACGAAAGCAGACTAAAACCAAGTAATGCCAAAGAACGGTGAGTCTGGAGCGGCCGCACCTTTGatacataaagaaaaatccaaTATATATTTACAATAAACGGTCTAACAGTTCTTACACGTAACATGGCCTACTTTATTAATTAACTCACCTTGTATCTCTTATCACTCCCTCACCCTTCACATCACATTAAATGATGCTCATCTTAAGGCAGTGCAACAGCTCTTTCAATTGATCACGTAGTGGCTCTTAAAAGAGCCTTTGGGTCTACGTGGGCTGCGGCAGGAGACTTATGCACGCTCGCCGCGGATGCGGCGGGCCAGCTGGATGTCCTTGGGCATGATGGTGACGCGCTTGGCGTGGATGGCGCACAGGTTGGTGTCCTCGAAGAGCCCCACCAGGTAGGCCTCGCTGGCCTCCTGCAGCGCCATCACGGCCGAGCTCTGGAAGCGCAGGTCGGTCTTGAAGTCCTGCGCGATCTCGCGCACCAGGCGCTGGAAGGGCAGCTTGCGGATCAGCAGCTCCGTGGACTTCTGGTAGCGCCGGATCTCGCGCAGCGCCACCGTGCCGGGCCGGTAGCGGTGCGGCTTCTTGACGCCGCCCGTGGCCGGCGCGCTCTTGCGGGCCGCCTTGGTGGCCAGCTGCTTGCGGGGCGCCTTGCCGCCCGTCGACTTACGCGCCGTCTGCTTCGTGCGCGCCATCGCTCAGCACCAACACACGCACAAGCAACGCACAACCACCACGGCCCGCACTGCACCAGCGGCTCCCAGCCGCCGACTATTTATagcccgccgcccgcgccgaTTGGCCGCCCGCGAGACACCGGCCGGCTCCCATTGGACCCTTCGCGCGAGCCCGGCGAAAGGCCCCGCCTCCGGGGCGGGAAGCGCGCGCTGGCCTCGCCCCGCCCCTGCCCCCTTCAACCAGCGGTTCGCAAGGCGGAAGGAGGGGCGGCAGCACCGCAGGCGGGCAGTGCAGCGCCGTCTTGTAGCTCACGCCTCGGGCTCgctttcctttttccaaagCCGCTCGGCTCAGCGCCGGGCCCGCTGGCTAAAGCTGCCATCGCTAACGGCCTCCTTCCCCGAGTGCGCTCGGATTTTTCCCGCTCCGTAGGCGCGTTCGTTTCAGGGCCGCGGCCGAAAGGCTGAAGGCGCAAGGCGGCAGCCGACTTCCCTGGCCAAGCCAGGCTTTCCCGGCTGCTGCCGCGGCCCGGCGGAGGCGCCGCGCGTCTCGCGGGGAGCGCGCCCCGGTGAAGCGAACGCGCGGGCTGCGAGCCGCGAGCGCCACCAATCAGCGGCGTGTGGAGAGCCGCGTGAGGCgcggccgggcccgcccccgGGGAGGCTCCGTGCAGTCCTCACTCAGGTCGGACCGAGCGCGGCagcggcgcggccccggctctgcccgcccgcccccggccccgtcCGCTGCTCGGCGGCGGAGTTTACGGGGCGCGGGGAAACGGCGGTGGGGAGAGAGGCGGACGAAAGCCGGGAAAAATACGACGCCGGGAGCCTGTGCTTGGCGCTACCTGTGCGGGGACTGCGCAGGGCGGGGGCGAGAACGCGCTCCTCTTTGCTTCCCTCGGTCGTCCGCGAGAACGCACATTGCGGGGGAGGGGAGCGGGCATCCACTTCGGAGCCTTCTgctcaaaaaatgaaaagaacaagAGCCCAGGGTGGTTTGGAAGCGCCTGTGCTTTAATGCCCCCGATTCCCACCATCGTCCCTTAGCGTAGCTCAGCAGGGAAAGGGCACGTCCCACCGGTCAGGAGAACATTTGTTTCGGCGGTTTTGAGACCACCGACAGCATTTAGTAATTGTCTAGTCGGCCACCCCCTAACTGTACATACACCAAAAGCGGGCTCCCACGACTTTTTAAGCGAATTATGAACATCCTCGGGTCCGTTGAAGCAGATGCAGGACACATCCGCATAGCGCAAACAACGCACATCCTGCTTTCCTTTAAACTCACGGTACTTTTACACCGTAACCTACACATTTGTCTCACGCCCCTCCCCTCACCCCCtaaaacaaataagaaaaataaagcgGGAGAGGTAAGGATTCGCCACAGCATCAGCTCTTTTACTGAAAAGGTGGGTGGCTCTTAAAAGAGCCTTTGGGTCGATATTATCGGAAACAAGATGCAGAAGCAGCTTATTTAGAGCTGGTGTACTTGGTGACAGCCTTGGTGCCCTCGGACACGGCGTGCTTGGCCAGCTCgccgggcagcagcagccgcacGGCCGTCTGGATCTCCCGCGACGTGATGGTGGAGCGCTTGTTGTAGTGCGCCAGGCGCGACGCCTCGCCGGCGATGCGCTCGAAGATGTCGTTGACGAAGGAGTTCATGATGCCCATGGCCTTGGACGAGATGCCCGTGTCGGGGTGCACCTGCTTCAGCACCTTGTACACGTAGATCGAGTAGCTCTCCTTGCGGCTCTTCTTGCGCTTCTTGTCTCCTTTCTTTTGGGTCTTGGTGACCGCCTTCTTGGAGCCCTTCTTGGGCGCGGGGGCAGATTTAGCTGGCTCAGGCATGGCTGCAAGCACAGCTTCTCCCTCACTCTCCCTAAGCAGCTACTACCTCCGCAGAACGCCGATACGGGACTAGGGCTCGGGAACCGCCTTTATAGCGGCGCCGCGGAAATCGCCGCATCGCCATTGGCCCGGCATCATCTCTGCTCTCGGCGCCGAGCGTCCCTATTGGACGCGTCTCGATTCGCCTTGTCATTGGCTGTCGGAACAATTCCTCTCGCAGCCAATCGGAAGAGGCGCTGCCGCTCCGCTCGGGTGGTATATAAGGCACGGGGCGCGTAGCGCTCGCTGTTCCTTTGCCTCTCAGGACGCTGTTGTGGTTTGTGcgctgctgctgttgctgaatCGCTGCGATGTCCGGCCGGGGCAAGCAGGGCGGGAAGGCGCGCGCCAAGGCCAAGTCGCGCTCGTCGCGGGCCGGGCTGCAGTTCCCCGTGGGCCGCGTGCACCGGCTGCTGCGCAAGGGCAACTACGCGGAGCGCGTGGGCGCCGGCGCCCCGGTGTACCTGGCGGCCGTGCTGGAGTACCTGACGGCCGAGATCCTGGAGCTGGCGGGCAACGCGGCCCGCGACAACAAGAAGACGCGCATCATCCCCCGCCACCTGCAGCTCGCCATCCGCAACGACGAGGAGCTCAACAAGCTGCTGGGCAAGGTGACGATCGCGCAGGGCGGCGTGCTGCCCAACATCCAGGCCGTGCTGCTGCCCAAGAAGACCGACAGCCACAAGGCTAAAGCCAAGTGAGCACCGGAGGACAAAGTTCGCGAAGTTACACCAAGGGAAACCCAAAGGCTCTTTTCAGAGCCACccacaaattcagaaaaagagCTTGAACTTCATTGAAGTAGTAGAAGCCCATAGGAGTGCTGACAAACGCTCGTCTTGGGCCTTTTAATGTCAGTGCCCCGTGCAGTTCCTTACACCCACAACAGCACCCCACGGTGCCTTCTTACCTCGCTCTGGGGCGGGGCTGACAGCGCTCCTGGGAAACTGCTCAGCCCTTCCGCACCCAATCCCTGCGCCTTGCGCACAATTTGGGAGCCTCCAGGACGCTgccaccctgcccctcccaaTTGAAGCGCCCCTGGAGCTGTTCCCTGAACTGGAAACAGCACattcaccagcagcagcagactgcCGTTCTCCCGCACATCTCCCCGCTTAACCTTCCCCCGCACTGGCAGCAGCCTTAGCGTTTCAGCCCTCTTTAGAAAATGTGGGTGGCTCTTAAAAGAGCCGTTGGGTTTAAATGTAAAGACTTTCCGCCCCTAATCGGCTTACTTCTTCTTGGGTGCTGCCTTCTTTGCCTTGGCCACTTTAGCCTTTGCAGCTTTCGGCTTGGCCGCCTTGGGCTTCACCGCCTTCGCCTTAGCAGGGCTCTTCGTTGCTGCCGCCGCTTTTTTGGGCTTAGCAGCCTTTGTCACCTTCTTGGGACTCTTAACTGCTTTCTTGGCGGCCGGCTTTTTAGGTTTCTTGGGGCTCTTCGCTGTCACTACCTTCTTGGGCTTCTTGGCGGCGCTGGCGGGCTTCTTAGCCGCCGGCTTCTTGGGCTTGGCTGCAACAGTTTTCTTCTTGGGAGCTTTTTCCTTCGCTTCTCCAGGTTTCTTGCTGAGGCGGAAGGAGCCGGAGGCGCCGGTGCCCTTGGTCTGCACCAGGGTGCCCTTGCTGACGAGGCTCTTGAGCCCCAGCTTGATGCGGCTGTTGTTCTTCTCCACATCGTAGCCGCCGGCGGCCAGCGCCTTCTTGAGCGCGGCGAGGGAGAGCCCCTTGCGCTCCTTGGAGGCGGACACGGCCTTGGTGATCAGCTCGGTGACGCTGGGCCCCGCGGGCTTGCGGGCTTTGGAGCCGCTCGCCGCCTTCTTCGGCTTCTTGGCGGCGGCCTtggcggcgggggccggggcggcgggcgctgccTCAGCGGCGGGGGCGGGAGCGGCCTCGGACATCGCGGTGCTGTGCGAGTGCGACTGCGGCAGCCCCGCGGGCGCCCCTTTTATAGCAGCGCGGCGGGCGCTGATTGGTCCGCTCCCGagcccgccccgccccctgccctgctccctgccgCCCGCCTTGTGTTTCTTCCCTctcacaaaaatgcttttttcttaaaaagcatTGGACCGCGGCACCCCGTTTCTTGGCATTCTTGCTGAGGACAGAGAATAGTTTTGGCTTGCGACGTTTCTTTCAACCGAGACCTGAAATGAATTTCAGGCGAGTCAGTAATCCCCGAGTTTGGGGATTGCACGCAGAGCTGGACCGTatgattttaatttctccttttgaaTTAAAACTTTGCTTTTGACACCACTGGCTCAGTGACACCGGATATATGTTTCTGAGAGGGTTTTTCATCAAGGTCCTGCAAAATGGGGGTAATCTCGAGACCTTATCTTATCGTAAATTAGCTTTGAAAAGATGCAAATAACACAAGGTAGTCACTCGGCTCTGTATCTGGGTTATGAGTTGTTTTCCATAACACGTCttcatttcttcaaaataatgaaacctTTGGACACAGTGCCCTATTTAGGTCTAGTCGGAGTTgataaaaagtaaaagaaagacatttttcaccAGAAACATTAGCCCAAAAAGCAGCTCTCTTAAATAATCAGCTATCTTTAAAATCCCATAGAAACATACAGAAGTTGCTTCTCTGTTGCCCTGAGTTTTCTGCGTCCttgtattaatattttaatgaactATATTCCCatgttttttccaaaatacttctttttgtGATGCACAGTAGATAAACCCATTCATTTGTATGTTCTTATTTTAAGgtagtatttatttttgcacataCCTTGACAATTATAATCGAGGAATTTTGTCAGCCACAATCAGCaattttacagaaagaaaaacaaaataaagtcaAAATAGAGTGTGCATGTTTTCATTATGTAAAACAGACGTAAAGCTGCCGGCATTTCTCTAATAAAATAATATCATTCAAGTCACTTAATCAAACAATTTTCTCCTCAGGACTGCTGAGAGAAGGAAGGGCATGGCTTTTTCCAATGCATGAATATTGTGATGTGGGATAAATTGAATATacataaaaatgatttttttcttgtgatgaGTTGGATAGCAACTGGATGGTCATGCTTGAACATTTGTAGTACACTGTGGGAAAGAATAGGAGACCCAGGGGACTGATTCATACGATTGCAAACGCAGTTATTTGGCTTCTTTCACTACGTCTTTGGGCAATACAATATCGTACACTGTCTTGTGAAGTTTTGATGATGGTGTGGTCAGTTTTAAGAACTTGTCAGTGGTACTAGATTATCTTGATTGGGGTGTACTTAAAGACTGTCAAGAGATGTGGTGGCATTTCAGAGAGGCTTTTTTCTAGGGAAGACGACCATCAGAGTAACATCATGTGAGAGAGGACAAAAACAGAAGATGATGTGGATTTGGTTGTGTCCTGATGCTAACATTTTGTGGTACTTTCACCTGCTGAATCCACTGTGAATTTTGGGTTGTGAACTACATTGTCACAGAACTGAATCTCTTGGGAAGGATACATATCCCCGGGGAGAAATTTCTGGGTGATAATTCTGTAGCATACATATTTCCTTCAAATTCTGTATCTT includes:
- the LOC116442585 gene encoding histone H3: MARTKQTARKSTGGKAPRKQLATKAARKSAPATGGVKKPHRYRPGTVALREIRRYQKSTELLIRKLPFQRLVREIAQDFKTDLRFQSSAVMALQEASEAYLVGLFEDTNLCAIHAKRVTIMPKDIQLARRIRGERA
- the LOC116442578 gene encoding histone H1.11L-like, with protein sequence MSEAAPAPAAEAAPAAPAPAAKAAAKKPKKAASGSKARKPAGPSVTELITKAVSASKERKGLSLAALKKALAAGGYDVEKNNSRIKLGLKSLVSKGTLVQTKGTGASGSFRLSKKPGEAKEKAPKKKTVAAKPKKPAAKKPASAAKKPKKVVTAKSPKKPKKPAAKKAVKSPKKVTKAAKPKKAAAATKSPAKAKAVKPKAAKPKAAKAKVAKAKKAAPKKK
- the LOC116442613 gene encoding histone H2B 1/2/3/4/6; its protein translation is MPEPAKSAPAPKKGSKKAVTKTQKKGDKKRKKSRKESYSIYVYKVLKQVHPDTGISSKAMGIMNSFVNDIFERIAGEASRLAHYNKRSTITSREIQTAVRLLLPGELAKHAVSEGTKAVTKYTSSK
- the LOC116442596 gene encoding histone H2A-IV — translated: MSGRGKQGGKARAKAKSRSSRAGLQFPVGRVHRLLRKGNYAERVGAGAPVYLAAVLEYLTAEILELAGNAARDNKKTRIIPRHLQLAIRNDEELNKLLGKVTIAQGGVLPNIQAVLLPKKTDSHKAKAK